TCTTTACTAACTCTAAAAGGGTTACTTCATATTCACCTACCAAAACAAAATCAATAAAAGGATTCCTCTCCAGAAATTCTTTTTTTCTTATATTTGCCTCCGGTCCAGAGAGAGCAATAAGAAAATCTCCGGATAGCTGTTTTAAAATCTCTAAATCGTTATACAGAGATGGTGTAGAAGTTTCCGCTAATAGAAGATGAGGTTTTATCTCTTTAATTTTCTGCTTAAGTTTTATGAAATCCATCTTTTCGGCAAGGCAGTCAATAAGGTAAACTTCAAAACCATTATTTTTTAAAAGACTGGCAGAGTAAGCCAAAAAGAAAGGAAAAGGTTGATAGTTATTCTCTTCTTCAGTTTTTATATGTGGCCAGCGCGAACCTGCCCTTACCCCCCATTTCCCATCTTTCTCCCAGGGAAGATTGACTAAAACAACTTTAAAGTTCTCTTTCCCCTTTATAAATATTTTTTTGGTAAGCTCTTCTCTTGCCTTTTCTATATAATCTTCTAAAATCTGCTCATCATCAATTAACAAAATTTCTCCTTTAAAATAAGGGTATTTTCCTTCTTTATATTCCTCTTTACCCATACAGGCATTTAAAACCCGCGCATTGTTCTCTTTCCCTGTATTCTGTATAGAAGGAGAAGTTTTAAAATAATTTTTTGCATAATCAAAGATAATATTGGGTAAGTCGTTTTCAAAATTCCTAACTCCAATAAATTTACTTTCTTTTAACTGCAGGGGAATTTCTTCCCAGTTTCTAATGACTGGGAAAAAACCTTCTTCATAGGAATTAATCCAGCGCTTATATAAAGAAGAAACCATAATGCTTGCCTTTCTTTCATCTACTTTTATATCCCTTTTTACCTCCATATTTATATCCCAAATAATTTTTTCTGGAGAGACCAGATTTATCTCCCACTTCTGTAAAATCCCAATTTTTTTCCATTTAACTTGAAGGGAAAGCCTGTGCGGTTCTTTAAACTTAACTTTCCATTTAGCCTGTGGTAACGCAAAACATTTATCTTTTATAAGCAGAGATGTATTTAGACCCACATCTTTAGTAATCTCTTTTCCTTGATAATAAATCTTTATATTTTTGTTAAAACAGATAACCTCAGTATTTTTGTTTTTAATTACTTTCTTTCCTATTCTCAAATTTCTTTCAAGCCTATATTTTCTTATAAGATAAATAAAATATTTTATCCCCCTCCATACAGCACAGAAAAATCCCCTATCTTTGAAATGTTTTCTAAATTTTTGGTAGTTTGTTCTTATCCATATCATTTTGTTAACTCCACCTCCCCCAAGAAATACCCTTTCAATTTTTCTCCTGATAAATTTTTCTGAAATTGAAATAACCTCGCTTTATATAAATTATCACTGTTTCCAACCACTGCCCGAAAGGAGTTATCTTTATTTAAATCCCTGAATATTAGCAAAGGGAGATTTTGCCCAGAAGATTTTAATTCATTTGCCCGACCATAGAAAAAACGGAAAGGCAAGATATCGTAATCTTCAGAAAATTCTTCTAAAAAATTACCTCTATAGACATCTTGGGCTATCCAATTTTTATATTCCGAAATAAACATCAGACTTATTTGCTCCAATTCTAAGTCTGCCTTCTCAGATATCTCTGTTTCTACTCTCCAGAGAATCTTCTGATTATCTAAGAGAGAAATTTTCCAGAATTGAGAAACAGGGATATAAAACCAGTTCCCTAAAACCTCAATCTCTTTAGAGTTTTTTCTCCTAATCTCCCATAAGGCTAAACTTGAATCATACCAAATCCCTTTAACCCGGAAAGATGTATACATCCCTAAACCAGTTGTAATTTCCTTATTTTCCCCAAATATCTTTCCTCTCCCTTCAGCAAAAATAAATTCCAAATCTTCCTTCTTAAGCAGAGGATAAAACAAAGAAACTGTTTGTTCTTTTACCAAATCCTTATCAAGAATTATCCTCCCGCTAAAAAAGTTATACCTTCCTGGAAGGGACTTTTGATTTCTCCTAGGAATTATCTTGGAAAATTGAAGAACTATTTTTTCACTATTTTCTTTTCTCTTATAAATAGAAGAAAGCCAATTATCAATATTATTGATGGAAAAAATAAAATTGGGAAATCCTTCTTTTCCTTTTAATCCCAATTCTTTTGCGCGGTGATTTCTCAATCTCACCGGAATAATTTCATTAACAAATTTTCCTGAAAAACAGCCTTCCTCTTCATTGGTCATCCAGAATTGATAAAAAGAGGCTACCTCTAAACGAATGTCAAAATTTGAAAGAAGAGTTTCTTCCTCCAATTCCATCTCTATCTCCAAAAATATCTCCTTCTCGGTCAGGATATTGATTTTAATATATTCCTTTAAGGATAAGGGAGGGTAATCGGTTATTATCTGGAGAGTTTTTTCATTTATTTTTTTTACTTTTATGGGAAAATCAAAAGAGTGATACCACTTGTCTTCTATATAAATTGCTGTATAAAGTCCGTTATCACAGGTCAATTCCCTACCTTCCCAAAATATCTTTATCCTACCTTCCTCGGATATTAACTTTAACCTGTTATAACTTATAACTTCTTTCTTTTCCTCTTTTTTTTCAACAATTTCTTCCCTTTTTATACTTTCTATATAAGAGGATATTACTTTTTCTATAGAGCCATCTTCAACAATTTCTCCTTTTCTTAAAAAAACTCCTCTTTTCGCCAACATTTTAGCCAAAGCCAAATCCTGAGTTACTAAGATCAAAGTTAGGCCTTTATTTTTTAATTCAAATAACTTACTAATGCATTTTTTTTGAAATCCAATGTCCCCTACAGTAAGAATCTCA
The Candidatus Omnitrophota bacterium DNA segment above includes these coding regions:
- a CDS encoding cobalamin B12-binding domain-containing protein; translation: MIWIRTNYQKFRKHFKDRGFFCAVWRGIKYFIYLIRKYRLERNLRIGKKVIKNKNTEVICFNKNIKIYYQGKEITKDVGLNTSLLIKDKCFALPQAKWKVKFKEPHRLSLQVKWKKIGILQKWEINLVSPEKIIWDINMEVKRDIKVDERKASIMVSSLYKRWINSYEEGFFPVIRNWEEIPLQLKESKFIGVRNFENDLPNIIFDYAKNYFKTSPSIQNTGKENNARVLNACMGKEEYKEGKYPYFKGEILLIDDEQILEDYIEKAREELTKKIFIKGKENFKVVLVNLPWEKDGKWGVRAGSRWPHIKTEEENNYQPFPFFLAYSASLLKNNGFEVYLIDCLAEKMDFIKLKQKIKEIKPHLLLAETSTPSLYNDLEILKQLSGDFLIALSGPEANIRKKEFLERNPFIDFVLVGEYEVTLLELVK
- a CDS encoding ABC transporter ATP-binding protein — encoded protein: MKVIELKDVWEKYRIKYIEEGKVFWEDFWTLKGINLGIEKGETLAIIGENGVGKTTLLKLIAGLITPDRGEIKVEGKVSALLEPGLGFHPELTGRENIYLSASLFGLKKENIDSLFEEICDFASLGKFIYSPLKYYSQGMFVRLSFSIAVHLFPDILLIDEILTVGDIGFQKKCISKLFELKNKGLTLILVTQDLALAKMLAKRGVFLRKGEIVEDGSIEKVISSYIESIKREEIVEKKEEKKEVISYNRLKLISEEGRIKIFWEGRELTCDNGLYTAIYIEDKWYHSFDFPIKVKKINEKTLQIITDYPPLSLKEYIKINILTEKEIFLEIEMELEEETLLSNFDIRLEVASFYQFWMTNEEEGCFSGKFVNEIIPVRLRNHRAKELGLKGKEGFPNFIFSINNIDNWLSSIYKRKENSEKIVLQFSKIIPRRNQKSLPGRYNFFSGRIILDKDLVKEQTVSLFYPLLKKEDLEFIFAEGRGKIFGENKEITTGLGMYTSFRVKGIWYDSSLALWEIRRKNSKEIEVLGNWFYIPVSQFWKISLLDNQKILWRVETEISEKADLELEQISLMFISEYKNWIAQDVYRGNFLEEFSEDYDILPFRFFYGRANELKSSGQNLPLLIFRDLNKDNSFRAVVGNSDNLYKARLFQFQKNLSGEKLKGYFLGEVELTK